One part of the Vitis riparia cultivar Riparia Gloire de Montpellier isolate 1030 chromosome 8, EGFV_Vit.rip_1.0, whole genome shotgun sequence genome encodes these proteins:
- the LOC117921153 gene encoding uncharacterized protein LOC117921153 isoform X2, with protein sequence MATKYIISAVLGSFAVAYACDFLTSDKKIFGGTTPKTVANKEWWEETDKKFQAWPRTAGPPVVMNPISRQNFIVKSQSES encoded by the exons ATGGCAACCAAGTACATAATATCTGCTGTATTGGGATCATTTGCTGTTGCATATGCATGTGACTTCCTGACTTCTGACAAGAAGATATTTGGAG GCACTACTCCAAAAACCGTTGCAAACAAGGAATGGTGGGAGGAGACTGACAAGAAGTTCCAAGCATGGCCCCGAACAGCAGGTCCCCCAGTGGTCATGAACCCCATCAGTCGTCAGAATTTTATTGTCAAGTCCCAGTCTGAATCTTGA
- the LOC117919740 gene encoding ABC transporter I family member 1 has product MSLRKAPLPRLLLNNVSCMRNGHQILRHTNVSLHDGSALVLSGANGSGKTTMLRMLAGFNRPSAGQVLWNGHDVTKAGVFDQYKLQLNWLSLKDAINDKFTVFENVVWFELLDKKEGRSMPALELMGLGRLANEKPRRLSMGQRKRVQLARLLALDRPIWLLDEPSVALDEDGLRLLEYIIADHRKKGGIVIVATHQPIQIEDAMFLRLPPRFPRGMSHTDMLDRADWIV; this is encoded by the coding sequence ATGTCTCTACGAAAAGCCCCACTTCCTAGGCTCCTCCTCAATAATGTGTCTTGCATGAGGAACGGGCACCAAATCCTGCGGCATACAAATGTCTCTCTTCATGATGGTAGTGCACTGGTGCTGTCTGGTGCGAATGGTTCTGGAAAAACTACGATGTTGCGCATGTTAGCAGGATTCAATCGACCATCTGCTGGACAGGTCCTCTGGAATGGTCATGATGTGACAAAAGCAGGGGTTTTTGATCAGTACAAGCTTCAGCTTAACTGGCTCTCCCTCAAAGATGCCATTAACGATAAATTCACAGTCTTTGAGAATGTGGTGTGGTTCGAACTACTAGATAAAAAAGAAGGAAGGTCTATGCCTGCATTGGAGCTGATGGGGCTTGGAAGATTGGCGAATGAGAAGCCACGAAGGCTGTCGATGGGTCAGCGAAAAAGGGTTCAGCTTGCTAGGTTGCTGGCACTGGATAGGCCAATTTGGTTGCTGGATGAGCCATCTGTGGCACTGGATGAAGACGGGTTGAGATTGCTGGAGTATATAATAGCGGATCATAGGAAGAAGGGGGGCATTGTGATTGTGGCTACTCATCAGCCAATCCAGATAGAGGATGCCATGTTTTTAAGGTTGCCACCAAGGTTCCCAAGAGGGATGTCTCATACTGATATGCTAGATCGAGCTGATTGGATCGTTTAA
- the LOC117919535 gene encoding extradiol ring-cleavage dioxygenase-like — translation MDTFYISHGSPTLSIDESLPARHFLKSWKEKVMGQRPTSILVISAHWETHEPTVNVVPQNDTIYDFYGFPKSMYKLKYPAPGATELAKRVKELLMASNFKSVKEDKKRGLDHGAWVPLMLMYPEADIPVCQLSVQTNRDGSYHYNMGRALAPLREEGVLIIGSGSATHNLRALNPNSETVVPWAYEFDTWLKEALLDGRYEDINHYEEKAPHAREAHPWPEHFYPLHVAMGAAGENAKAKLIHHSWSLGTLSYASYQFTTTAT, via the exons ATGGACACCTTCTACATATCGCACGGATCCCCCACCCTCTCCATCGACGAATCGCTGCCGGCCAGGCACTTTCTCAAGTCATGGAAGGAGAAGGTCATGGGGCAGAGGCCCACTTCCATTCTTGTGATTTCTGCCCACTGGGAGACCCACGAACCCACCGTCAACGTCGTCCCCCAAAACGACACCATCTATGATTTCTACGGCTTCCCCAAATCCATGTATAAG CTCAAATATCCTGCTCCTGGGGCTACAGAGTTGGCAAAGCGGGTGAAGGAATTGCTCATGGCATCCAACTTCAAGTCTgtgaaagaagataaaaaacGGGGGCTTGATCACGGGGCATGGGTCCCCCTCATGCTTATGTACCCAGAAGCAGATATCCCAGTGTGCCAGCTCTCCGTTCAGACAAACAGGGATGGAAGTTATCACTACAACATGGGGAGGGCATTGGCCCCTCTCAGGGAGGAAGGCGTCCTCATCATTGGTTCTGGAAGTGCCACTCACAATCTGAGGGCCCTCAATCCCAATAGTGAAACGGTTGTGCCTTGGGCATATGAGTTTGATACCTGGTTGAAAGAAGCTCTCCTTGATGGAAG ATATGAAGACATAAATCACTATGAAGAGAAGGCACCGCATGCCAGAGAGGCCCACCCATGGCCGGAACACTTCTATCCATTGCATGTAGCCATGGGTGCTGCTGGCGAAAATGCAAAGGCCAAACTCATCCACCATAGCTGGAGCCTCGGTACTCTCTCTTATGCCTCTTACCAGTTCACAACAACAGCCACCTGA
- the LOC117919594 gene encoding disease resistance protein RGA2-like: MDAVALLHPSQTLKKPVLLSDPLLALSSLLQSMAESFAFDLANKVLGKIASLALQEVALAWGVTADLHGLKDTLSVIQAVISDAEEQQSNSRQITDWLRKLKKALYEAEDVLDDFEYEALRRKVAKAGSITKQVHSCFSTSNPLPFRFKMGRKMKNLKERLDKIAADKSKFNLTERAVVVDTTHVVHRKREMTHSYVDVSNIIGREQDKENIVSILMPSSSDEQENVSVIPIIGIGGMGKTALAKLVYNDGRVVKHFDKRMWVCVSDEDNEIETLTKKILISATMGGTGTLSMDQFQNVRFSLAEFSMDELQTQLRNALDDKRYLLVLDDVWNSDREKWLKLKELFMGGAGGSKIVVTTRKKSVASVLGTFPAQELKGLPDEDCQSLFLKCAFKDGQGKQYPNLVKIGNEIVKKCGGVPLAVRSLGGLLYSKLEERDWELVRDNEIWTLEEDNGILPALKLSYDELPSHLKPCFVFCSMFPKDFRFTNIELIQLWMARGLIQPSSHNQELEDIGNQCIIELCSRSFFQDVQDGKVFVWFKMHDLVHDLALSIKKIESKEVEDLSITDNVPEQSLALLQKKNNIRTIWFPYSQITPTAEYAGTCSSRFKYLRVLDLRGTDFEELPSSIGNMKHLRYLAIYENKRIKKLPASICKLYLLQTLLFTACTELEELPRDMGNLISLRSLEITTKQRAWPRKGNGLACLISLRWLSIEECNHVEFMFEGLQNLTALRSLMIRRCPSLVSLPPSVKHLPALEALIIFDCEMFNFMDEDGDEENDIQGIGCRLRSLIFVDLPKLEALPRWPIQGLAASTLHFLRIGRCHKFKALPESLENLTSLQELQIDDCPQLSTLSGGMHRLTTLKVLSIRDCPELSKRCKPEIGEDWHKIAHVPEISIDGEAIKSTTNN, translated from the coding sequence ATGGATGCCGTAGCCTTGCTGCATCCCTCACAAACTTTGAAGAAACCAGTCCTCCTCTCGGATCCATTGCTTGCCCTTTCCTCCTTGCTTCAAAGCATGGCCGAATCATTTGCCTTCGACTTAGCAAACAAAGTTCTGGGAAAAATAGCTTCGCTTGCTCTCCAAGAAGTTGCCCTTGCATGGGGTGTCACGGCTGACCTTCATGGTCTCAAGGATACACTCTCTGTCATTCAAGCGGTGATCTCAGATGCTGAGGAGCAGCAATCCAACAGCCGCCAGATCACCGATTGGCTTCGAAAGCTCAAAAAAGCTCTTTACGAGGCTGAAGATGTGCTTGATGACTTTGAGTATGAGGCTTTACGCCGGAAAGTTGCAAAAGCTGGGAGCATCACAAAACAGGTACACAGTTGCTTTTCAACTTCAAATCCACTTCCATTTCGCTTTAAAATGGGTCGCAAAATGAAGAACTTGAAAGAGAGGTTGGATAAGATTGCAGCTGATAAGTCTAAATTTAATCTCACTGAGAGAGCAGTTGTAGTGGACACAACGCATGTAGTACATAGGAAGAGGGAGATGACCCACTCCTACGTGGATGTTTCCAATATTATTGGAAGAGAGCAGGACAAAGAAAATATTGTCAGCATTTTGATGCCATCAAGTAGTGATGAGCAGGAGAATGTTTCTGTTATTCCCATCATTGGGATCGGTGGTATGGGAAAGACGGCTCTTGCTAAATTGGTGTATAATGATGGAAGGGTGGTTAAACATTTTGATAAAAGAATGTGGGTTTGTGTATCTGATGAGGATAATGAAATTGAGACGCTGACAAAGAAGATTCTTATTTCTGCAACCATGGGAGGCACTGGTACCTTGTCTATGGATCAATTTCAAAATGTCAGATTTTCACTTGCTGAATTTTCCATGGATGAATTGCAAACTCAACTAAGAAATGCATTGGATGATAAGAGATATTTGCTTGTTCTGGATGATGTTTGGAATAGCGATCGTGAGAAATGGCTCAAGTTAAAAGAGCTGTTCATGGGTGGTGCAGGTGGCAGCAAAATCGTGGTGACTACTCGCAAAAAGTCAGTGGCTTCAGTGTTGGGTACTTTTCCGGCACAAGAATTAAAGGGTCTTCCCGATGAGGACTGTCAGTCTTTGTTTCTCAAATGTGCATTTAAAGATGGACAAGGTAAGCAGTATCCCAATCTCGTAAAAATTGGGAATGAGATTGTTAAGAAGTGTGGAGGGGTTCCTCTTGCTGTAAGAAGTTTAGGGGGCTTGCTTTACTCAAAGCTAGAGGAACGTGATTGGGAATTGGTGAGAGATAACGAAATATGGACATTAGAGGAGGACAATGGAATTTTGCCTGCGTTAAAGTTAAGCTATGATGAGCTTCCATCTCACTTAAAACCGTGCTTTGTTTTTTGTTCCATGTTTCCAAAAGATTTTCGGTTCACCAACATTGAGTTGATTCAACTTTGGATGGCGCGAGGTTTGATTCAGCCATCTAGCCATAACCAAGAGTTGGAAGATATTGGGAACCAATGTATTATTGAATTGTGTTCCAGATCTTTCTTCCAAGATGTTCAAGATGGGAAagtttttgtttggtttaaaaTGCACGATCTAGTGCATGATCTTGCActgtctataaaaaaaattgagtccAAAGAGGTTGAAGATTTGTCCATTACTGACAATGTTCCAGAACAAAGTTTAGCACTTCTccagaaaaaaaacaatattagaaCCATTTGGTTTCCATATAGCCAGATAACTCCGACAGCTGAATATGCGGGAACTTGCAGTTCAAGATTCAAATACTTGCGAGTTTTAGATTTAAGAGGGACTGATTTTGAGGAGTTGCCAAGTTCCATTGGTAATATGAAACATTTGAGATATCTGGCCATTTATGAGAATAAGAGGATCAAGAAACTCCCAGCTTCCATTTGCAAGTTGTACCTTTTGCAAACGTTGTTGTTCACAGCATGCACTGAACTGGAGGAATTGCCAAGAGATATGGGTAACTTGATCAGTCTGAGGTCTTTAGAAATAACCACGAAACAAAGAGCTTGGCCAAGGAAAGGGAATGGGTTGGCTTGCTTGATTTCTCTTCGTTGGTTGTCGATTGAAGAATGTAACCATGTGGAATTTATGTTTGAAGGATTGCAAAACCTCACTGCTCTTAGAAGCTTGATGATTAGAAGGTGTCCAAGTCTGGTGTCTTTGCCACCAAGTGTGAAACACCTACCTGCATTAGAGGCTTTGATAATTTTTGATTGtgaaatgtttaattttatggaTGAGGATGGGGATGAAGAGAATGACATTCAAGGCATCGGTTGTAGACTCCGCTCATTGATATTTGTGGATTTACCAAAATTGGAAGCTTTGCCCCGGTGGCCCATCCAAGGGCTTGCTGCTAGCACCCTGCATTTCTTACGTATTGGGAGATGTCACAAATTCAAAGCATTGCCAGAGTCATTGGAGAACCTCACATCACTCCAGGAACTTCAAATTGACGATTGCCCTCAACTTTCAACTCTGTCAGGAGGGATGCACCGCCTCACTACACTAAAAGTTCTAAGTATTCGTGATTGTCCCGAGTTGAGTAAAAGATGCAAACCAGAAATAGGAGAGGATTGGCACAAGATTGCACATGTCCCAGAGATATCTATTGATGGAGAAGCTATTAAATCAACAACCAATAATTAG
- the LOC117920698 gene encoding putative disease resistance protein RGA3: MDQFQNDRSSLADLSMDELQTHLRNALHNNRYLLVLDDVWNNDREKWLELKELLMGGAGGSKIVVTTRKNSVASIMDGQGKHYPNLVKLGDEIVKRCGGVPLAVRALGGFLFRKVDEHVWVSGVDSILVGTRSHSAI, from the exons ATGGATCAATTTCAAAATGACAGATCTTCACTTGCTGACTTATCCATGGATGAATTGCAAACTCATCTAAGAAATGCATTACACAATAACAGATATTTACTTGTACTAGATGATGTTTGGAATAACGATCGTGAGAAATGGCTCGAGTTAAAAGAACTACTGATGGGTGGTGCCGGTGGAAGTAAAATTGTGGTGACTACGCGCAAAAATTCAGTGGCTTCAATCATGG ATGGGCAAGGTAAGCATTACCCGAACCTCGTAAAACTTGGGGATGAGATTGTTAAGAGATGTGGAGGGGTTCCTCTTGCAGTAAGAGCTTTAGGGGGCTTCCTTTTTCGAAAGGTGGATGAACATGTTTGGGTATCG GGAGTTGATTCAATTTTGGTTGGCACACGGTCTCATTCAGCCATCTAG
- the LOC117921126 gene encoding disease resistance protein RGA2-like: MHDLVHDLAKSVAQFEQHTLDAIEKINSNEVQHVLLSGDDPEEVLTLLQKITKLRTILFRNGGATSLSFVTTCASKFKYMRYLDLSDSSFEVLPSSIGNMKHLRYVSLLRNKRIKKLPASICKLYHLQTLILAECSELEELPRDMGNLINLMFLSITTKQRALSGTENGLGCLISLRSLLIYACNNLEFIFEGMQNLTAVRTLVIVGCPSLVSLPTSVKHLPALENLVFGDCERLNLMDGDGDSEDDIQGSTSRLCTFIISALPQLEALPQWLVQGPTASNLHCFGINGCHNFKGLPESLENLTSLQELRIGDCPQLSTLPEGMHRLTTLKVLSIDDCPELRKRCMPKIGEDWHRIAHVPEINIDGESIKWTTNN, translated from the coding sequence ATGCATGATCTGGTGCATGATCTTGCAAAGTCTGTAGCACAATTTGAACAGCACACTCTAGATGCTATAGAAAAAATCAATTCCAACGAGGTTCAACATGTTTTGCTTTCTGGCGATGATCCAGAAGAAGTTCTAACACTTCTCCAGAAAATAACCAAACTTCGAACCATTTTGTTTAGAAATGGAGGGGCCACTAGTCTGTCATTTGTGACTACTTGCGCTTCCAAATTCAAATACATGCGATATTTGGATTTAAGTGACTCTAGTTTTGAGGTGTTGCCAAGTTCCATTGGTAACATGAAACACTTGAGATATGTGAGCCTCTTACGGAATAAGAGGATCAAGAAACTCCCAGCTTCCATCTGCAAGTTGTATCATTTGCAGACATTGATACTTGCTGAATGTTCGGAACTTGAAGAATTGCCAAGAGATATGGGGAACTTGATCAATCTGATGTTCTTGTCGATAACCACAAAGCAAAGAGCTTTGTCGGGGACAGAGAATGGTTTGGGATGCTTGATTTCTCTTCGTTCTTTATTGATTTACGCATGTAACAATCTGGAATTCATTTTTGAAGGGATGCAAAACCTCACTGCCGTTAGAACATTGGTGATTGTAGGGTGTCCAAGTCTGGTGTCTTTGCCAACAAGTGTAAAACACCTGCCTGCATTAGAGAATCTGGTATTTGGGGATTGTGAAAGGCTGAATTTGATGGATGGGGATGGGGATAGTGAAGACGATATTCAAGGCTCTACTAGTAGACTCTGTACCTTTATCATTAGTGCTTTACCACAATTGGAGGCTTTGCCCCAATGGCTCGTCCAAGGACCTACTGCTAGCAACCTGCACTGCTTCGGTATCAATGGATGTCACAACTTCAAAGGATTGCCAGAGTCACTGGAGAATCTCACATCACTCCAGGAACTTCGTATTGGTGATTGCCCTCAACTTTCAACTCTGCCAGAAGGGATGCATCGCCTCACTACACTAAAAGTTCTTAGCATTGATGATTGTCCTGAGTTGAGGAAAAGATGCATGCCAAAAATAGGAGAGGATTGGCACAGGATTGCTCATGTCCCAGAGATAAATATTGATGGGGAATCTATTAAATGGACAACCAATAATTAG
- the LOC117920961 gene encoding leucine-rich repeat receptor-like tyrosine-protein kinase PXC3, which produces MMAFVCLLSLVLMGSLSISQVVDAQLHDQATLLAINKELGVPGWDVNNSDYCSWRGIGCAADELIVERLDLSHRGLRGNLTLISGLKSLKSLDLSDNNFHGSIPSVFGNLSELVFLDLSWNKFGNSIPIELGSLRNLRSLNLSNNLLIGEIPDELQSLEKLQEFQISGNKFNGSIPIWVGNLTNLRVFTAYENELAGKIPDNLGSHSELQLLNLHSNQLEGAIPDTIFASGKLEVLVLTQNELTGNLPELVGKCKGLSNIRIGNNNLIGNIPRSIGNVSSLTYFEADNNNLSGEIVPEFAQCSNLTLLNLASNGFTGMIPPGLGQLTNLQELIVSGNSLFGDIPESILRCKNLNKLDLSNNRFNGTIPGDLCNTSRLQYLLLSQNSIRGEIPHEIGNCVKLLELQMGSNYLTGSIPPEIGHIKNLQIALNLSFNHLHGLLPLELGKLDKLVSLDLSNNQLSGNIPSALKGMLSLIEVNFSNNLFTGPVPTFVPFQKSPNSSFLGNKGLCGEPLSSSCGTNGSDHESYHHKVSYRIILAVIGSGLAVFVSVTVVVLLFMMRERQEKAAKAGGVADDGINNRAVIIAGNVFVDNLRQAIDFDAVVKATLKDSNKLNSGTFSTVYKAVMPSGLILSVKSLRSMDRTIIHHQNKMIRELERLSKLCHDNLMRPIGFVIYEDVALLLHNYLPNGTLAQFLHDPTKISEYEPDWPTRLNIATGVAEGLAFLHHVAIIHLDISSGNILLDADFKPLVGEIEISKLLDPSKGTASISAVAGSFGYIPPEYAYTMQVTAPGNVYSYGVVLLEILTTRLPVDEAFGEGIDLVKWVHTAPARGETPEQILDARLSTVSFAWRKEMLSALKVALLCTDNTPAKRPKMKKVVEMLQEIKQN; this is translated from the exons ATGATGGCATTTGTATGCCTGTTGTCTCTTGTGCTAATGGGGTCTCTGTCAATTTCACAAGTTGTAGATGCTCAGCTTCATGATCAAGCCACATTGTTAGCAATTAACAAAGAGCTTGGAGTACCTGGGTGGGATGTCAACAACTCAGACTACTGCTCTTGGCGAGGCATTGGTTGTGCAGCGGACGAGTTGATTGTGGAGAGGCTTGATCTTTCTCACCGTGGCCTCCGAGGTAACTTGACTCTCATTTCTGGGCTCAAATCTCTGAAGTCGCTTGACCTTTCTGATAATAATTTCCATGGATCAATTCCTTCAGTTTTTGGGAATTTATCCGAGCTTGTGTTTCTGGATTTATCTTGGAATAAGTTTGGCAACTCAATTCCTATAGAGTTGGGTAGCCTCAGGAACCTTAGATCATTGAACCTTTCCAATAACTTGCTCATAGGAGAAATACCTGACGAACTTCAGAGCCTAGAAAAACTGCAGGAGTTTCAAATCTCTGGCAATAAATTCAATGGTTCTATCCCAATTTGGGTGGGGAACTTGACCAATCTGAGAGTTTTCACAGCCTATGAGAATGAATTAGCTGGTAAAATTCCAGATAATCTGGGGTCCCATTCGGAACTTCAGCTGTTGAACCTTCACTCCAACCAGCTTGAAGGGGCGATACCAGATACCATTTTTGCTTCGGGGAAGCTGGAAGTTTTGGTTCTGACACAGAATGAATTAACTGGCAATCTACCCGAATTGGTTGGGAAATGCAAGGGTCTTTCAAATATCCGGATTGGTAATAACAATCTTATAGGAAACATTCCAAGGTCAATTGGCAATGTTAGCAGCCTTACTTACTTTGAAGCAGATAATAACAATCTCTCTGGTGAGATTGTCCCAGAGTTTGCTCAGTGCTCTAATCTCACTCTCTTGAATTTAGCCTCAAATGGGTTCACAGGAATGATCCCTCCAGGACTTGGGCAGCTCACAAATCTGCAGGAACTGATTGTCTCCGGTAACAGTCTGTTTGGAGATATTCCGGAATCAATTCTTAGGTGCAAGAATCTGAACAAGCTTGACCTGAGCAATAACAGATTCAATGGCACCATTCCTGGAGATCTCTGCAACACATCGAGACTGCAGTATCTGCTATTGAGTCAGAATTCAATAAGAGGGGAGATACCTCATGAGATTGGGAATTGTGTAAAACTGCTTGAATTGCAAATGGGCAGTAACTATCTAACTGGAAGTATCCCTCCTGAGATTGGTCACATCAAGAACTTACAGATAGCcttgaatttgagcttcaaTCATCTCCATGGACTGTTGCCCCTTGAATTAGGGAAGCTTGACAAGTTGGTTTCTTTGGATCTATCTAATAATCAGCTCTCTGGGAATATTCCATCTGCACTGAAGGGTATGCTGAGTTTGATAGAGGTTAATTTCTCGAATAATTTATTCACTGGCCCAGTTCCCACCTTTGTACCATTTCAAAAGAGCCCGAATTCCAGCTTTTTGGGGAATAAAGGGCTATGTGGTGAGCCATTGAGTTCTTCCTGTGGGACTAATGGTTCTGATCACGAGAGCTACCATCACAAGGTTTCTTACAGGATTATTTTAGCCGTTATTGGTTCTGGCTTGGCTGTTTTTGTATCAGTGACGGTAGTTGTTTTGCTGTTCATGATGAGGGAGAGACAAGAAAAAGCTGCCAAAGCAGGAGGTGTTGCAGATGATGGAATTAACAACCGGGCAGTGATAATAGCTGGGAATGTGTTTGTTGATAATCTCAGACAGGCGATAGACTTTGATGCTGTGGTTAAGGCTACActaaaggattcaaataagctTAACAGCGGGACTTTTAGCACTGTCTACAAGGCAGTTATGCCTTCTGGGCTGATTCTATCAGTGAAGAGTCTGAGATCAATGGATCGAACCATCATTCATCACCAGAATAAGATGATTAGAGAGCTTGAAAGGCTGAGCAAACTCTGTCATGATAACCTAATGAGACCTATTGGATTTGTAATCTATGAAGATGTTGCTCTCTTGTTACATAATTACTTACCCAATGGGACATTAGCTCAGTTTCTTCATGATCCAACAAAGATATCAGAATATGAACCCGACTGGCCTACAAGACTCAACATTGCTACTGGAGTAGCAGAAGGGTTGGCTTTCCTTCATCATGTGGCTATTATTCATCTTGACATCTCTTCGGGAAACATACTTCTAGATGCTGATTTCAAGCCTTTGGTGGGAGAGATTGAGATATCAAAACTCCTAGATCCATCCAAAGGCACTGCAAGTATCAGTGCAGTTGCAGGTTCATTTGGTTACATTCCTCCAG AATATGCATATACTATGCAAGTTACAGCACCTGGAAACGTATATAGCTATGGGGTTGTTCTGCTTGAGATCCTTACTACCCGACTACCGGTTGATGAGGCTTTTGGTGAAGGAATAGATTTGGTGAAGTGGGTTCACACTGCTCCAGCAAGAGGGGAAACACCAGAGCAGATACTGGATGCAAGGCTTAGCACGGTCTCATTCGCTTGGAGGAAAGAAATGCTTTCTGCCCTCAAGGTCGCCTTACTCTGTACCGACAACACTCCTGCCAAACGGCCTAAAATGAAAAAGGTGGTGGAAATGCTCCAAGAAATAAAGCAAAACTGA
- the LOC117920699 gene encoding NAC domain-containing protein 2-like, which produces MEGNGDNNSQGRLPDRLQPFPANEDGLNCEEILLYSSFLPDLLEDAWMENDQFQVEQRRQPVQQGVKEIEEEQVAWADEYFRSCPPGYRFLPTDEQLIKDYLLRKVNNEPLPINRIRTVVLYDYRPDVLVENNHNHNAHREKQWYFFTLRERKYPNGTRPSRSVAHGLDGYWKATSVDKAIISDGQVIGFRKALDFYDGNQSSGIKTKWKMHEYRLNQKSLPPNNSNGSDPTKLDDWVLCKVYMKGGSN; this is translated from the exons ATGGAGGGGAACGGAGACAACAATAGCCAAGGTCGTCTCCCTGACCGGCTGCAACCTTTTCCGGCTAATGAAGATGGGCTCAACTGCGAGGAGATTTTGTTGTATAGCTCCTTTCTCCCGGATCTCTTGGAGGATGCATGGATGGAGAACGATCAATTCCAGGTTGAGCAACGACGCCAACCCGTCCAGCAAGGTGTTAAAGAGATCGAAGAAGAACAAGTGGCCTGGGCGGATGAGTATTTCAGAAGCTGTCCACCAGGGTACAGATTTCTTCCCACCGATGAACAGCTGATCAAGGATTACTTGTTGAGGAAAGTGAACAACGAGCCATTGCCCATCAACCGAATTCGCACCGTTGTTCTCTATGACTACCGTCCTGACGTCCTCGTCG AAAATAATCACAACCACAATGCGCATAGAGAGAAGCAATGGTATTTCTTTACTTTGCGAGAGCGAAAGTACCCGAATGGGACGAGGCCAAGCCGATCAGTCGCCCATGGCTTGGATGGCTACTGGAAAGCAACTAGCGTTGACAAGGCCATCATTTCAGATGGTCAAGTTATCGGCTTCCGAAAGGCGCTAGATTTCTATGATGGGAACCAATCTAGTGGAATAAAAACCAAATGGAAGATGCATGAATACAGGCTTAATCAGAAGAGTCTTCCTCCCAATAACAGCAATGGATCTGATCCCACGAAG TTGGATGATTGGGTATTGTGCAAGGTGTACATGAAGGGAGGGAGTAATTAG